One Streptomyces hundungensis DNA segment encodes these proteins:
- a CDS encoding ABC transporter ATP-binding protein, with amino-acid sequence MSTGTAAARADTVCAVRGLVKTYPATRGRRGAPGTPEVRATDGISLEVGRGEIFGLLGPNGAGKSTLVRQLTGLMRPDAGSVEVLGHDLVRHPERAARLIAHLGQESTALDELTVALAAETTGRLRGLTLREARAERDAVLAELGLDDLAGRPLKKLSGGQRRLACLAAALVGERPVLVLDEPTTGMDPVARRAVWAAVDRRRAERGATVLLVTHNVIEAETVLDRVAVIERGRVIACDTPAGLKARVADEVRVELVWRDRAPVEVPEVAALRAAAQESGRRWTLRLSPERARAAVATVTGGPAFAALDDFTLATPSLEDVYLALGGRTEGLVKA; translated from the coding sequence GTGAGTACCGGCACAGCAGCGGCCCGGGCCGACACCGTTTGCGCGGTGCGGGGCCTGGTCAAGACGTACCCCGCGACCAGGGGCCGACGAGGTGCGCCCGGTACGCCCGAGGTCCGCGCCACCGACGGGATCAGCCTGGAGGTGGGGCGCGGCGAGATCTTCGGTCTGCTCGGGCCCAACGGCGCCGGCAAGTCCACCCTCGTACGCCAGCTCACCGGGCTCATGCGGCCCGACGCCGGCTCCGTCGAGGTGCTGGGACACGATCTGGTGCGCCACCCCGAACGCGCCGCCCGCCTCATCGCCCACCTCGGCCAGGAGTCCACCGCGCTCGACGAGCTCACCGTCGCGCTGGCCGCCGAGACCACCGGCCGGCTGCGCGGCCTCACCCTGCGCGAGGCCCGCGCCGAACGCGACGCCGTGCTGGCCGAACTCGGTCTTGACGACCTCGCCGGACGGCCGCTCAAGAAGCTCTCGGGCGGCCAGCGCCGACTGGCCTGTCTGGCCGCCGCGCTGGTCGGCGAGCGGCCCGTGCTCGTCCTGGACGAACCCACCACCGGCATGGACCCGGTCGCCCGGCGCGCCGTGTGGGCGGCCGTCGACCGACGCCGGGCCGAACGCGGCGCGACCGTACTGCTCGTCACCCACAACGTCATCGAGGCCGAGACCGTCCTCGACCGGGTCGCCGTGATCGAGCGCGGCCGGGTCATCGCCTGCGACACCCCCGCCGGGCTCAAGGCGCGGGTCGCCGACGAGGTGCGGGTCGAGCTGGTGTGGCGCGACCGCGCCCCCGTCGAGGTCCCCGAGGTCGCGGCGCTGCGCGCGGCGGCCCAGGAGTCGGGGCGGCGCTGGACGCTGCGGCTCAGCCCGGAGCGGGCCAGGGCCGCCGTCGCCACCGTCACCGGGGGCCCCGCCTTCGCCGCCCTCGACGACTTCACCCTGGCCACGCCGAGCCTGGAAGACGTCTACCTCGCCCTCGGCGGCCGCACGGAAGGGCTTGTGAAGGCATGA
- a CDS encoding ABC transporter permease, translating to MSAIPVESGVAADPAPARGAAQHPDVSLAAPLAPRARLLPALAAVYRAQLSRARVARIPLLFVATFQSVGIMILMRGVVDGGSEARAVVAGSSVLVVAFVALNLLAQYFGQLRAGGGLDHYATLPVPAASVVLGTAAAYASFTVPGTAVTAVFGCLLFGLPMGHLWVLAAVIPLAGAALSGLGAALGLLAPRQELATLFGQLGMSAALLLGVLPAGRLPGPIAYARDLLPSTYGVEALARSFDTHPDWALVGLDLGVCAAVGVVSLAVAAWAYRRAAVR from the coding sequence ATGAGCGCCATTCCCGTGGAGAGCGGGGTCGCGGCCGACCCGGCCCCGGCCCGCGGTGCCGCCCAGCACCCCGACGTCTCCCTCGCCGCACCCCTGGCCCCCCGCGCCCGGCTGCTGCCCGCGCTCGCCGCCGTCTACCGCGCCCAGCTCTCGCGGGCCCGGGTCGCCCGGATCCCGCTGCTCTTCGTCGCGACGTTCCAGTCCGTCGGCATCATGATCCTCATGCGGGGGGTGGTCGACGGCGGGAGCGAGGCCCGTGCGGTGGTCGCCGGGTCGAGCGTGCTCGTCGTCGCCTTCGTCGCGCTCAACCTGCTCGCCCAGTACTTCGGTCAGCTACGGGCCGGCGGCGGCCTCGACCACTACGCGACGCTGCCGGTGCCGGCGGCGTCGGTCGTACTCGGCACGGCCGCCGCGTACGCCTCCTTCACCGTGCCGGGCACCGCCGTCACGGCCGTCTTCGGCTGCCTCCTCTTCGGGCTTCCGATGGGGCACCTGTGGGTCCTGGCCGCGGTGATCCCGCTCGCCGGGGCCGCGCTGTCCGGCCTCGGCGCGGCCCTCGGGCTGCTCGCGCCGCGTCAGGAACTCGCCACCCTCTTCGGCCAGTTGGGGATGTCGGCGGCGCTGCTGCTCGGGGTGCTGCCGGCCGGCCGGCTGCCCGGACCCATCGCCTACGCCCGTGATCTGCTGCCCTCCACCTATGGCGTGGAGGCCCTCGCGCGGAGCTTCGACACCCACCCCGACTGGGCCCTGGTCGGCCTCGACCTCGGGGTCTGCGCGGCCGTCGGCGTCGTCTCGCTGGCCGTCGCGGCGTGGGCCTACCGCCGGGCGGCGGTCCGGTGA
- a CDS encoding IS110 family transposase encodes MFDTEDVGVFLGLDVGKTAHHGHGLTPAGKKVFDKPMPNSEPKLRAVFDKLTAKFGTVLVIVDQPASIGALPLTVARDAGCKVAYLPGLAMRRIADLYPGEAKTDAKDAAVIADAARTMPHTLRSLELTDEITAELTVLTGFDQDLAAEATRTSNRIRGLLTQFHPSLERVLGPRLDHPAVTWLLERYGSPAALRKAGRRRLVELIRPKAPRMATRLVDDVFDALDEQTVVVPGTGTLDTVVPSLARSLAAVHEQRRALEAQIKALLEDHPLSKVLTSMPGVAVRTAAVLLVTVGDGTSFPTAAHLASYAGLAPTTKSSGTSIHGEHAPRGGNRQLKRAMFLSAFAALHDPASRTYYDKCRARGKTHTQALLRLARHRISVLFAMLRDGTFYEPRVPEAAVA; translated from the coding sequence ATGTTCGACACCGAAGACGTAGGCGTGTTCCTCGGCCTGGACGTCGGCAAGACCGCTCATCACGGCCATGGGCTCACCCCGGCCGGGAAGAAGGTCTTCGACAAGCCGATGCCCAACAGCGAGCCGAAACTGCGGGCCGTCTTCGACAAGCTGACCGCGAAGTTCGGCACCGTCCTGGTGATCGTGGACCAGCCCGCCTCCATCGGAGCCCTCCCGCTGACCGTGGCCCGGGACGCGGGCTGCAAGGTCGCCTACCTGCCCGGACTCGCGATGCGCCGCATCGCCGACCTCTACCCGGGCGAGGCCAAGACCGACGCGAAGGACGCCGCGGTGATCGCGGACGCCGCCCGCACCATGCCGCACACGCTGCGCTCTCTGGAGCTGACCGACGAGATCACCGCCGAACTCACCGTCCTGACCGGCTTCGACCAGGACCTCGCCGCCGAGGCAACCCGCACCTCCAACCGGATACGCGGCCTGCTCACCCAGTTCCACCCCTCGCTGGAACGCGTCCTCGGCCCCCGCCTGGACCACCCCGCCGTCACCTGGCTGCTGGAACGCTACGGCTCCCCGGCCGCCCTGCGGAAAGCCGGCCGCCGCAGACTCGTCGAACTCATCCGGCCCAAGGCCCCGCGCATGGCTACCCGGCTGGTCGACGACGTCTTCGACGCCCTGGACGAACAGACCGTGGTCGTTCCCGGCACCGGCACCCTCGACACGGTCGTGCCCTCCCTGGCCCGATCGCTCGCGGCGGTCCACGAACAACGCCGGGCCCTGGAAGCCCAGATCAAAGCCCTGCTGGAGGACCACCCTCTTTCCAAGGTCCTGACCTCGATGCCAGGGGTCGCGGTCAGGACCGCCGCAGTTCTGCTGGTCACCGTCGGCGACGGCACCAGCTTCCCCACCGCCGCCCACCTGGCCTCCTACGCCGGCCTCGCCCCGACAACGAAGTCCTCGGGGACCTCGATCCACGGCGAACACGCACCACGAGGCGGAAACCGGCAGCTCAAACGCGCAATGTTCCTGTCCGCGTTCGCAGCCCTGCACGATCCCGCCTCCCGCACCTACTACGACAAATGCCGGGCCCGGGGAAAGACCCACACCCAGGCCCTGCTCCGCCTCGCCCGCCACCGCATCAGCGTCCTGTTCGCCATGCTCCGCGACGGCACCTTCTACGAACCACGCGTCCCTGAAGCAGCCGTCGCATGA
- a CDS encoding NYN domain-containing protein: MDRCVVLVDAGYLLGAAASLLAGEPARSRITVDHAALIQGLRERAEADTQQPLLRIYWFDGAPDRVPQPEHRRLRVMPRVTVRLGALTRSDGRWAQKGVDAAMHAELTELARNRACSDVVLVTGDGDLLPGLMSAKEHGVAVHLWAVQAADGDYNQSEDLVAEADERRVLDRAWITQAVRARDLTGICAPAPAPRPEIAAILSAPLPESALAASAERAAEAQAAAARNGTAPPEDPAKNGAPVPAPSGVKGVPTPKDLASLRGPGSTPAAAPVPAATLRWSSDKGWVERPGSALGESPETASLPTLAQLTSAEQRWADREEDITTVGGDPYEVGQVFARRWMERLPEPSHVQKLSTMYPRIPHRIDGELLRYAARFGLLAHKDDQIDEHDRYAIRAGFWREIDVRAAAERQPAGE; encoded by the coding sequence ATGGACCGCTGCGTCGTCCTGGTGGACGCCGGCTACCTGCTCGGTGCCGCCGCGAGTCTGCTCGCCGGAGAACCGGCCCGTTCCCGCATCACCGTCGACCACGCCGCCCTGATTCAGGGGCTCCGCGAGCGCGCCGAGGCCGACACCCAGCAACCGCTGCTGCGCATCTACTGGTTCGACGGCGCGCCCGACCGGGTGCCCCAGCCCGAACACCGCCGGCTGCGCGTGATGCCCAGGGTGACGGTCCGCCTGGGCGCTTTGACCCGCAGCGACGGCCGCTGGGCACAGAAGGGCGTGGACGCGGCGATGCACGCCGAGCTGACCGAACTCGCCCGCAACCGGGCCTGTTCGGACGTGGTCCTGGTGACCGGCGACGGCGATCTGCTGCCGGGCCTGATGTCCGCCAAGGAACACGGCGTCGCCGTCCACCTCTGGGCCGTCCAGGCCGCCGACGGCGACTACAACCAGTCCGAGGACCTCGTCGCCGAGGCCGACGAACGCCGAGTGCTCGACCGGGCCTGGATCACCCAGGCGGTCCGCGCCCGCGACCTCACCGGCATCTGCGCCCCCGCACCCGCGCCCCGCCCCGAGATCGCCGCGATCCTCTCCGCGCCGCTGCCCGAATCGGCGCTGGCCGCCTCCGCCGAGCGGGCCGCCGAGGCCCAGGCCGCCGCCGCCCGCAACGGCACCGCGCCCCCCGAGGACCCCGCCAAGAACGGCGCCCCCGTGCCCGCCCCCAGCGGCGTCAAGGGCGTGCCGACCCCGAAGGACCTCGCCTCCCTGCGCGGCCCCGGCAGCACCCCGGCCGCGGCCCCCGTGCCCGCGGCCACCCTGCGCTGGTCCTCCGACAAGGGGTGGGTGGAGCGGCCCGGCTCCGCGCTCGGGGAGTCGCCCGAGACCGCCTCGCTGCCCACCCTGGCCCAGCTCACCAGCGCCGAGCAGCGCTGGGCGGACCGCGAGGAGGACATCACCACGGTCGGCGGCGACCCCTACGAGGTGGGCCAGGTCTTCGCGCGGCGCTGGATGGAACGCCTCCCCGAGCCCTCGCACGTACAGAAGCTGTCCACGATGTACCCCCGCATCCCGCACCGCATCGACGGTGAACTCCTGCGCTACGCCGCCCGGTTCGGCCTCCTGGCGCACAAGGACGACCAGATCGACGAGCACGACCGGTATGCGATCCGGGCCGGCTTCTGGCGCGAGATCGACGTACGGGCCGCCGCCGAGCGCCAGCCCGCCGGCGAGTAG
- the dnaE gene encoding DNA polymerase III subunit alpha: MTGTSKTPFTHLHVHTQYSLLDGAARLKDMFEACNEMGMTHIAMSDHGNLHGAYDFFHSAKKAGVTPIIGIEAYVAPESRRNKRKIQWGQPHQKRDDVSGSGGYTHKTIWAHNKTGLHNLFRLSSDAYAEGWLQKWPRMDKETISQWSEGLIASTGCPSGEVQTRLRLGQFDEALKAASDYKDIFGEGKYFLELMDHGIEIERRVRDGLLEIGRKLGIPPLVTNDSHYTYAHEATAHDALLCIQTGKNLSDPDRFRFDGTGYYLKSTDEMYAIDSSDAWQEGCRNTLLVAEQIDTTGMFEAKNLMPKFDIPEGYTEVTWFQEEVRAGMERRYPGGVPEDRQKQAEYEMDIIIQMGFPGYFLVVADFIMWAKNNGIAVGPGRGSAAGSIVAYAMGITDLDPITHGLIFERFLNPERVSMPDVDIDFDERRRVEVIRYVTEKYGSDKVAMIGTYGKIKAKNAIKDSARVLGYPYAMGDRLTKAMPADVLGKGIDLSGITDPKHPRYSEAGEIRGMYENEPDVKKVIDTAKGVEGLVRQMGVHAAGVIMSSEPIVDHAPIWVRHTDGVTITQWDYPQCESLGLLKMDFLGLRNLTIMDDAVKMVKANKGIELEMLSLPLDDPKTFELLCRGDTLGVFQFDGGPMRSLLRQMQPDNFEDISAVSALYRPGPMGMNSHTNYAERKNGRQEITPIHPELEEPLKETLGLTYGLIVYQEQVQKAAQIVAGYSLGEADILRRVMGKKKPEELAKNFVLFQAGAKEKGYSDAAIQALWDVLVPFAGYAFNKAHSSAYGLVTYWTAYLKANYPAEYMAALLTSVKDDKDKSAVYLNECRRMGIKVLPPNVNESVHNFAAQGDDVILFGLEAVRNVGTNVVDSIIRSRKAKGKFASFPDYLDKVEAAACNKRTTESLIKAGAFDTMGHTRKGLTAQFEPMIDNVVQVKRKEAEGQFDLFGGMDEDSSEPGFGLDVEFGDVEWEKSYLLAQEREMLGLYVSDHPLFGLEHVLSDKADAGIGQLTGGDYSDGSIVTIGGIISGLQRKMTKQGNAWAIATVEDLAGSIECMFFPATYQLVSTQLVEDAVVFVKGRLDKREDIPRLVAMELMVPDLSSAGTNAPVVLTIPTVKVTPPMVSRLGEILGHHRGNTEVRIKLQGPRSTTVLRLDRHRVQPDPALFGDLKVLLGPSCLAG; this comes from the coding sequence GTGACTGGCACGTCCAAGACACCGTTCACGCACCTTCACGTCCACACCCAGTACTCGCTGCTGGACGGTGCCGCGCGGCTCAAGGACATGTTCGAGGCCTGCAACGAGATGGGCATGACGCACATCGCGATGTCCGACCACGGCAACCTGCACGGGGCCTACGACTTCTTCCATTCGGCGAAGAAGGCGGGCGTCACGCCGATCATCGGCATCGAGGCGTACGTGGCCCCCGAGTCGCGGCGCAACAAGCGCAAGATCCAGTGGGGACAGCCGCACCAGAAGCGCGACGACGTGTCCGGTTCGGGTGGTTATACGCACAAGACCATCTGGGCGCACAACAAGACGGGCCTGCACAACCTGTTCCGGCTCTCCTCCGACGCGTACGCCGAGGGCTGGCTCCAGAAGTGGCCCCGGATGGACAAGGAGACGATCTCGCAGTGGTCGGAGGGGCTCATCGCCTCCACCGGCTGCCCCTCGGGCGAGGTCCAGACGCGGCTCAGACTCGGCCAGTTCGACGAGGCGCTGAAGGCGGCCTCCGACTACAAGGACATCTTCGGCGAGGGCAAGTACTTCCTGGAGCTGATGGACCACGGCATCGAGATCGAACGCCGGGTCCGCGACGGCCTGTTGGAGATCGGCAGGAAGCTCGGCATCCCGCCGCTGGTCACCAACGACTCGCACTACACCTACGCCCACGAGGCGACCGCGCACGACGCGCTGCTGTGCATCCAGACCGGCAAGAACCTCTCGGACCCGGACCGCTTCCGCTTCGACGGCACCGGCTACTACCTCAAGTCCACCGACGAGATGTACGCCATCGACTCCTCGGACGCCTGGCAGGAGGGGTGCCGCAACACCCTCCTGGTGGCCGAACAGATCGACACGACCGGCATGTTCGAGGCCAAGAACCTCATGCCGAAGTTCGACATCCCCGAGGGGTACACCGAGGTCACCTGGTTCCAGGAGGAAGTCCGGGCCGGCATGGAGCGCCGCTACCCGGGTGGTGTCCCCGAGGACCGCCAGAAGCAGGCGGAGTACGAGATGGACATCATCATCCAGATGGGGTTCCCCGGATACTTCCTGGTGGTCGCCGACTTCATCATGTGGGCCAAGAACAACGGCATCGCGGTCGGCCCCGGCCGAGGCTCCGCGGCCGGCTCGATCGTCGCGTACGCGATGGGCATCACCGACCTCGACCCGATCACCCACGGCCTGATCTTCGAGCGGTTCCTCAACCCCGAGCGCGTCTCCATGCCCGATGTCGACATCGACTTCGACGAGCGCAGGCGCGTCGAGGTGATCCGGTACGTGACGGAGAAGTACGGCTCCGACAAGGTCGCCATGATCGGCACCTACGGAAAGATCAAGGCGAAGAACGCCATCAAGGACTCCGCGCGCGTCCTGGGCTACCCGTACGCGATGGGCGACCGCCTCACCAAGGCGATGCCCGCCGACGTCCTCGGCAAGGGCATCGACCTCTCCGGCATCACCGACCCCAAGCACCCGCGCTACAGCGAGGCGGGCGAGATCCGGGGGATGTACGAGAACGAGCCGGACGTGAAGAAGGTCATCGACACCGCCAAGGGCGTCGAGGGCCTGGTCCGGCAGATGGGCGTCCACGCGGCCGGCGTCATCATGTCCAGCGAGCCGATCGTGGACCACGCCCCGATCTGGGTGCGGCACACCGATGGCGTGACCATCACCCAGTGGGACTACCCGCAGTGCGAGTCGCTCGGCCTGCTGAAGATGGACTTCCTGGGCCTGCGGAACCTGACCATCATGGACGACGCCGTCAAGATGGTGAAGGCCAACAAGGGCATCGAGCTGGAGATGCTCTCGCTCCCGCTGGACGACCCGAAGACCTTCGAACTGCTCTGCCGAGGCGACACCCTCGGCGTCTTCCAGTTCGACGGCGGCCCCATGCGTTCGCTGCTTCGCCAGATGCAGCCCGACAACTTCGAGGACATTTCCGCCGTCTCGGCCCTGTACCGGCCGGGCCCGATGGGCATGAACTCGCACACGAACTACGCCGAGCGCAAGAACGGCCGCCAGGAGATCACTCCGATCCACCCGGAGCTGGAGGAGCCGCTCAAGGAGACCCTGGGCCTCACCTACGGCCTCATCGTCTACCAGGAGCAGGTCCAGAAGGCCGCCCAGATCGTCGCCGGGTACTCGCTGGGCGAGGCCGACATCCTGCGCCGCGTGATGGGCAAGAAGAAGCCCGAGGAGCTGGCGAAGAACTTCGTCCTCTTCCAGGCGGGCGCCAAGGAGAAGGGCTATTCGGACGCCGCGATCCAGGCGCTGTGGGACGTGCTGGTCCCGTTCGCCGGATACGCCTTCAACAAGGCGCACTCCTCCGCGTACGGCCTGGTCACCTACTGGACCGCGTATCTGAAGGCGAACTACCCGGCCGAGTACATGGCGGCGCTGCTCACCTCGGTGAAGGACGACAAGGACAAGTCGGCCGTCTACCTCAACGAGTGCCGGCGCATGGGGATCAAGGTGCTGCCGCCCAACGTCAACGAGTCGGTGCACAACTTCGCCGCCCAGGGCGACGACGTGATCCTGTTCGGCCTGGAGGCCGTGCGCAACGTCGGCACCAACGTGGTGGATTCGATCATCCGCTCCCGCAAGGCGAAGGGGAAGTTCGCCTCCTTCCCCGACTACCTGGACAAGGTCGAGGCGGCCGCCTGCAACAAGCGCACCACGGAGTCCCTCATCAAGGCGGGCGCCTTCGACACGATGGGCCACACCCGCAAGGGCCTGACCGCCCAGTTCGAGCCCATGATCGACAACGTGGTCCAGGTCAAGCGCAAGGAGGCCGAGGGCCAGTTCGACCTCTTCGGCGGGATGGACGAGGACAGCAGCGAGCCGGGCTTCGGCCTCGACGTCGAGTTCGGCGACGTGGAGTGGGAGAAGTCCTATCTGCTCGCCCAGGAACGCGAGATGCTCGGCCTGTACGTCTCCGACCACCCGCTCTTCGGTCTTGAGCACGTCCTGTCCGACAAGGCGGACGCGGGCATCGGCCAGCTCACCGGCGGGGACTACTCGGACGGCTCGATCGTCACCATCGGCGGCATCATCTCGGGCCTCCAGCGCAAGATGACCAAGCAGGGCAACGCCTGGGCGATCGCCACGGTCGAGGACCTGGCGGGCTCGATCGAGTGCATGTTCTTCCCGGCCACCTACCAGCTGGTCTCGACACAGCTCGTCGAGGACGCCGTGGTGTTCGTCAAGGGCCGGCTCGACAAGCGCGAGGACATCCCGCGCCTGGTCGCGATGGAGCTGATGGTCCCCGACCTCTCCTCGGCGGGCACCAACGCCCCGGTCGTCCTGACCATCCCGACCGTCAAGGTCACCCCGCCGATGGTCAGCAGGCTCGGCGAGATCCTGGGCCACCACCGGGGCAACACCGAGGTGCGGATCAAGCTCCAGGGGCCGCGCTCGACCACCGTGCTGCGGCTCGACCGCCACCGGGTCCAGCCGGACCCGGCCCTCTTCGGCGACCTGAAGGTGCTGCTCGGCCCGTCCTGCCTGGCCGGCTGA
- the ybaK gene encoding Cys-tRNA(Pro) deacylase — translation MAKKKQQSGGTPATVALTAAGTAFTVHAYAHDPASPSYGEEAARALGVSAERVFKTLVADVDGELTVAVVPVAGSLDLKALATAVGGKRATMADPAAAERTTGYVRGGISPLGQRKRLRTVLDDSASAHATICVSAGRRGLEVELSPEDLAALTGALLAPIGRG, via the coding sequence TTGGCCAAGAAGAAGCAGCAGAGCGGGGGCACCCCGGCGACGGTGGCCCTGACGGCGGCCGGTACCGCGTTCACCGTGCACGCCTACGCGCACGACCCGGCCTCGCCCTCCTACGGCGAGGAGGCGGCGCGGGCGCTGGGGGTGAGCGCGGAGCGGGTGTTCAAGACGCTGGTCGCCGACGTGGACGGCGAGCTGACGGTGGCGGTGGTCCCGGTGGCGGGATCGCTCGACCTGAAGGCGCTGGCCACGGCGGTCGGCGGCAAGCGGGCCACGATGGCCGACCCGGCGGCCGCCGAGCGCACCACCGGCTATGTGCGGGGCGGCATCTCGCCGCTCGGTCAGCGCAAGAGGCTGCGTACCGTCCTGGACGACTCGGCCTCGGCGCACGCCACGATCTGCGTCTCGGCGGGCCGGCGCGGCCTGGAGGTCGAGCTGTCCCCCGAGGACCTCGCCGCCCTCACCGGGGCGCTGCTCGCCCCCATCGGGCGGGGCTAG